In Oceaniferula marina, the following proteins share a genomic window:
- a CDS encoding PEP-CTERM sorting domain-containing protein (PEP-CTERM proteins occur, often in large numbers, in the proteomes of bacteria that also encode an exosortase, a predicted intramembrane cysteine proteinase. The presence of a PEP-CTERM domain at a protein's C-terminus predicts cleavage within the sorting domain, followed by covalent anchoring to some some component of the (usually Gram-negative) cell surface. Many PEP-CTERM proteins exhibit an unusual sequence composition that includes large numbers of potential glycosylation sites. Expression of one such protein has been shown restore the ability of a bacterium to form floc, a type of biofilm.): MKNKTMKKELLFPAIVMASSISISQGALVLANGGFEDVTGSGGTVTVDDTSVNGDNNGILDDEMTVSSEGTINRWDGVLNGSANKVSALGSYRGNTPNSSGLDTWAVIEGGTLTSGNSAQLGQNIGLIGDLTAMTVTFDLTARAASSQSLINDVRVSVFAGTAGTAGWVTELASVTFDASEASGLVTNTGDIMSTGGGESVYLASQSVTLDTFNSAGANTNVWLVFTTVGDATNGQTLIDNVSIASVPEPSSAALLGLGGVTLILRRRK; encoded by the coding sequence ATGAAAAATAAGACGATGAAAAAAGAGTTACTATTCCCAGCCATCGTGATGGCATCATCAATCAGCATTTCACAGGGCGCTTTAGTGCTGGCAAATGGTGGATTTGAAGATGTCACCGGTAGCGGAGGCACTGTGACTGTTGACGATACATCTGTTAACGGCGATAATAATGGGATATTGGATGACGAAATGACAGTATCCAGTGAAGGCACGATCAACCGTTGGGATGGTGTTCTCAACGGTTCAGCTAATAAAGTTTCAGCACTTGGCAGCTATCGCGGTAACACTCCTAATTCCTCTGGGCTCGATACTTGGGCTGTTATTGAGGGAGGCACGTTAACCAGTGGCAATTCAGCGCAACTGGGCCAGAATATTGGATTGATCGGTGACCTTACTGCTATGACAGTAACATTCGATTTGACGGCTCGCGCTGCTAGTTCTCAAAGCCTTATCAATGATGTGCGTGTCAGCGTGTTTGCAGGAACCGCAGGTACGGCCGGATGGGTTACTGAATTGGCCTCTGTAACTTTCGATGCAAGTGAGGCAAGCGGATTGGTGACAAACACAGGTGATATAATGTCTACGGGAGGAGGTGAAAGTGTTTATCTTGCCAGCCAGTCTGTCACGCTTGACACCTTTAACTCTGCTGGAGCGAATACCAATGTGTGGCTGGTATTCACCACTGTCGGAGACGCTACTAATGGACAGACCCTGATCGATAATGTGTCGATTGCCTCCGTCCCAGAACCATCTTCCGCAGCTCTTCTCGGCCTTGGTGGAGTTACTCTGATCTTGCGTCGTCGCAAGTAA